CCACAGTTCGAGCAGATCGTCCGGCGCGCCCCACGGCTCCAGCGACGACAGACGGATGCGCGGGATGCGCGTGTGCGCCAGCAGGGCGCGCACCAGCGCGGTCAGGTCGGCGCCGAAGTCGCGGCCGTACGATGCCGCATGCAGACCGGTCAGCACGATCTCCTGAAAGCCTTCGCCCTCCAGTTGGGCCGCCTCGCGCACGATCGTGGCGATGGGCCGGCTGCGCTCCTCGCCGCGCGCCAGCCGCGAGACGCAGTAGGCGCAGCGGTTGCCGCAGCCGTCCTGGATCTTGACGAACGCACGCGTGCGCGTGTGCGGCAGCGGGAACGCCTCGTTGGCGGTCGGGTCGGGGCGCGGCAGCACGCCGCGCTCGATCAGCAGTGGCAGCAGGCGCTCCTTGTCGGCGTGCCCGGTGACGAGCGTCGCGCCGTCGCCAGCCGCGAAATACTCTGGCTCGATCTGCGAGGCGCAGCCGGTCACGACCGTCAGTGCGCCCGGCGCGGCGCGGCGCCCGGCGCGCGCGACCTGACGCGATTCGCGGGTCGCCTTGTGCGTCACGGCGCAGGTGTTCACGATTTGCAAATCGGCGGTGGCCGGGTCGCTGACGATCTCGTGGCCGACGGCGGCAAACTGGCGCGCGATGCGGTCGGATTCGCTCTGGTTCAGCCGGCAGCCGAGTGTGGCAACATGGATACGCATAGGTTACCCACAAATATACCACGACTAGCGGCTAGCGACTAGCGGCTGTCAACTAGCGACTAGCGGCTAGCGGGTATACCGCTGAACTGTCGGAGATGCTGCAGATCGTCATGCCGGCATGGTGTTAGCCGGCATCCACTGTCTCCATAGCCAGCGTCACCCTTTTTGAGTGGATTCCGGCCAAAAACGTGCCGGAATGACGGTCTGTCTGGCCATGCGACCCGCGGCTAGCAACGGCATTGGCGGGGGAGCTGCCTTTGGCTTACTGCATCTGATTGATCACAGGGTGACGGGTGACATTTGTCCCAGGAAACACCGTCACTTTGACATCTGGAATCCCGCCGCCTTTGTGTCATACTGAATAATAGGCTCAGTATCGGCAATCGCTTGCGCCTTTCCCGCCTACTCGCTCAATGCGCTGCACTCTGCTTTTCGGTGAGGAGTGAGGTGACGTCGTAGGAGGAATGTCATGAAACAACTCGTCATCGGTTTCGCCACGATAGTCGTGCTAATCGTAGCCGGCATTGCCTGTACATCGCCTGTCAACCAACCCGTCAACCAGCCTGCCCGGCAACCGCAGACGGGCACCGGTGTTCAACAGGGCCGTCAGGATCAGACGCAGCCGCAAGTTCCAGGCAATCAGCCGGCCCCAGACAACCAGCCCGTCCCGGACAATAACGACGACAGACCGCAAGGCAACGCGCAATTCAAGCTGACCGGCATCTGGTACAGTCGGACTGCCACGGCCTATGGCACGCTGTCGACCCAGTTGCTCCTCGAGCCGACCGGTACCTTCTCGCAGCAGTCGACCCTGGGCGACTTGCTGACCTACGACGTCGGCACGTACGTGGTTGGCGAAGGCTACATCCACTTTACGGTGACTGACCATCAACCCAAAGTGTATCGCAACCAACCGATGCAGTGGGTAACCAGCTTTACCTACTTCATCACGCCGGTCGACCAGAACACGATGCAGGTGGAAGACCGTATTGTGAACACGCACTGGGTTATGTACCGCCAGTGACCCTGACAGGTGCGTTGCCTTACTTGAAGTGAGTTCTAGTAGTAAGGCCACTGCAACACGCGATCGAGCGCCGCGGGCTTAATAAACGGCTGCATATCGTAGTAGACGATGAACGACGCTAGGTCGCTCTTGCGGTAGGCGACGTTCATTTGACGCAGTTGCGCGTCGATCGGGTTTGGCTCATAGTGCGGGTTGAACACGACGAGCGCCGAGTTCGGGGACGCCAGCACTGCGCGCGAGTAGTCCGGGAAGCGGTCCATCTGGAACTCGGCGTCGGAGTAGTCGTGCGTCAGGATCGTCTCGCGCGATTCGAGCGTGAGCAGGTAGCCGATCCAGTGGTTGGTATAGACGTGCCGGATGCCGCGCGCGTTCAGGTCCGCGATCAGGTCGTCGTATGACGCGGGCAGCGGTTGGTTGGCGAACTCGTTGCGCGCCAGCGCCACCGTGTCGGTGCTGACGGCCGAGAACAGGTTGACGGCAAGCAGCAGCGCAAGCCCGATGGCCGCAAGTATACGATTGGCAGCGAACAGCCGCGCCAGCGCCAGTGCAGACAGCAGGCCGAGTGG
The sequence above is a segment of the Chloroflexota bacterium genome. Coding sequences within it:
- the mtaB gene encoding tRNA (N(6)-L-threonylcarbamoyladenosine(37)-C(2))-methylthiotransferase MtaB; protein product: MRIHVATLGCRLNQSESDRIARQFAAVGHEIVSDPATADLQIVNTCAVTHKATRESRQVARAGRRAAPGALTVVTGCASQIEPEYFAAGDGATLVTGHADKERLLPLLIERGVLPRPDPTANEAFPLPHTRTRAFVKIQDGCGNRCAYCVSRLARGEERSRPIATIVREAAQLEGEGFQEIVLTGLHAASYGRDFGADLTALVRALLAHTRIPRIRLSSLEPWGAPDDLLELWSDGRLCAHLHLPLQSGSDATLRRMRRGYNTRQFATRVESARQRVPGIAISTDVIVGFPGESDAEFADSLAFVRAMAFAQAHVFPFSPRAGTEASHMHGQIDPKAKQARSAAMIEATDADRARYRQALAGSTLSVLWEGRERDGDWSGLTGNYVRVYAESDADLNNQITAAHIGGIHGDGMIATVEAAERAGKMRTL